One window of the Trifolium pratense cultivar HEN17-A07 linkage group LG2, ARS_RC_1.1, whole genome shotgun sequence genome contains the following:
- the LOC123904348 gene encoding uncharacterized protein LOC123904348: MEFSQAKLARFSRKQQLKKQAKNNNVSSSENVRPMDATQRKNSRFDGMSSITQDSMERSYSNLENVQPMDISPNYNIVCNTPIAKRKADRIPLSPLNPGSILTTNSSQNVNSTIPSKRIRTPNPKYFSPTSCFVNSLTEDSVITSKSRQPSQYQKGSTSASNNKVNNSAYSEVINPTFKSSDGKYSRKFPLHSKYIGVQRLDFEDDTQAGSSVDVDNNVDHFKSTCYAASEIEPILNFGLPEFTCTKCFAEMWYEERSEKTRNGLQIEFSICCQKGEVKLPLLKKPPKLLMDLISGQDRRSRHFKDNIRAYNSMFAFTSMGGQINDKINDGLGPPQFILGGQNYHRIGSLLPEVGMTPKFAQLYVYDTENEVNNRAACFRSDKKQKDPIDRTLVKDLQHMVDNYNGLAQAYRRVRDALQNGSECQLSLRLYRNREKDSRMHNIPTADEVAGLIVGDFDDSDIGRDVIVNERKYGLTRIHETHVLFLPLQYPLLFPRGENGWEPDIPRFFTEEVSKEKKRERVSIREFIAFRLQDRKVEFGNILYGKRLFQQFVVDCYTMLEAQRLSFIRENQSKIRNDVLSGLQEAVDRGDVDASLVGKRVIIPDSFTGGPRYMFNNCQDAMGICKRFGYPDLFITVTCNANWPEIRDFIRPKGFQPSDRPDIVCRVFKMKLDQMLIDFKKNQIFGKVIGGMYTVEFQKRGLPHLISAEIPHPKLYPKLHAVVTSYMIHGPCGKSNLSSPCMNGTLQCSKFFPKKYKSSTSIDEDGYPSYRRRDTGVVVEKSGVKLDNGFVVPYNPFLLMRYQAHINVEACNKSNAIKYLFKYVNKGHDRSNIEISNGKKVAKNTECVDEIKKYYECRYLSPSEAVWRLLKFDIHQKFPAVIRLSIHLENQQCVKFDDNSKLHNVVSYHEMIDTMFLAWFNANTQYEEGRDLTYAEFPSKFVFHPRDHRWEPRKKGFSIGRLSYVPVGAGELYYLRVLLTKVRGCTSYESIKTVNGKLCKTFQEACSELGLLKDDQEFKDGLIEAYETATGGQMRRLFVRLLNMNTMSNPYDVWLSTWHLLADGILYSKRRELNLPELQLSDEELQNLCLIEIQKLLLLNGRTLSDYKTMPVPVDGDVNNFENRLIAEELSYNRDELGVLHASLVEQLTEEQLSVYQKIMTSVLSETGEFYFLYGYGGTGKTFLWRTLSAALRSQGKIVLNVASSGIASLLLPNGKTAHSTFCIPLEINDKSTCNVKQDCHRANLLRAASLIIWDEAPMMNRYCFEAFDRTMRDLMSKVDKDLNTKPFGGKVVVLGGDFRQILPVIRRGTRGDVVNKTLCSSKLWKHCNVLELTKNMRLKGDSADKSQSELKEFADWILKIGDGLIDSDENGEAQIQIPEDLCNLEVDDPLLSLVNFVYPDVVTNYGQPAYFEDQAILAPTLEVVEDVNDYVLSLIPGEEKTYFSCDTPCKSDEDYEVQSDWFTSEFLNDIKCSGIPNHRLTLKVGVPIMLLRNIDQAGGLCNGTRLQVRDLGKNIIKATFINGKHAGETVFLPRMDLIPTDSGLPFKFGRRQFPISLCFAMSINKSQGQSMSRVGLYLPRPVFTHGQLYVAISRVTTKKGLKMLILDEDGKPCTTTLNVVFPEIFESLHNIVS, from the exons ATGGAGTTTTCTCAAGCTAAACTAGCAAGATTCAGTAGAAAGCAACAACTAAAGAAGCAAGCAAAGAATAACAATGTCTCATCTTCAG aaaatgttAGACCAATGGATGCAACCCAAAGAAAGAATTCAAGGTTTGATGGAATGAGCTCAATAACACAAGATTCAATGGAAAGATCTTATTCAAATTTAG AGAATGTTCAACCAATGGACATAAGTCCCAACTACAATATTGTTTGCAACACTCCAATTGCTAAGAGGAAAGCAGATAGGATTCCTCTATCACCTTTGAATCCAG GTTCTATTCTCACAACAAATTCATCTCAAAACGTGAATTCAACCATACCATCTAAAAGAATCCGAACTCCAAATCCTAAGTACTTTTCTCCTACGTCATGTTTCGTTAATTCTCTCACCGAGGATTCAGTCATTACTTCAAAATCAAGACAACCAAGTCAATATCAAAAAG GATCCACTTCGGCTTCTAATAATAAAGTGAACAATTCAGCTTACTCTGAGGTTATCAATCCAACTTTCAAAAGTTCGGATGGAAAATACTCCAGGAAATTTCCACTACACTCTAAATATATCGGTGTTCAAAGATTGGATTTTGAGGATGACACACAAG CAGGTTCTTCTGTTGACGTGGATAATAATGTTGATCATTTCAAATCAACTTGCTATGCAGCTTCTGAAATCGAGC CTATCCTTAATTTTGGACTTCCTGAATTTACATGCACAAAGTGCTTTGCTGAAATGTGGTATGAGGAAAGATCAGAAAAAACAAGAAATGGTCttcaaattgaattttccaTTTGTTGCCAAAAAGGAGAAGTTAAGTTGCCTCTTTTAAAGAAACCTCCGAAACTATTGATGGATTTAATTAGTGGTCAAGATCGTAGGAGCAGACATTTTAAGGATAACATTAGAGCTTACAATAGCATGTTTGCATTTACTTCCATGGGTGGtcaaataaatgataaaatcaaCGATGGCTTAGGACCTCCGCAATTTATATTAGGTGGTCAAAATTACCATAGAATTGGTTCTCTGTTACCTGAGGTAGGAATGACTCCGAAGTTTGCACAGTTGTATGTGTATGATACGGAGAACGAAGTAAATAACAGAGCTGCATGTTTTAG gtctgATAAGAAACAAAAAGATCCCATTGATCGCACTTTAGTTAAAGACCTTCAGCATATGGTAGATAATTACAATGGTCTTGCCCAAGCTTATAGGAGAGTCAGAGATGCACTACAAAATGGCAGTGAATGTCAACTATCTCTAAGATTATATCGAAACCGTGAAAAAGATTCAAGAATGCATAATATTCCTACGGCTGATGAGGTGGCAGGTTTGATTGTAggagattttgatgattctgaTATTGGAAGAGATGTAATTGTCAATGAAAGGAAATATGGATTGACAAGGATTCATGAAACTCATGTGTTGTTCTTGCCTCTTCAATATCCTTTACTCTTTCCACGTGGTGAAAATGGTTGGGAACCAGATATTCCACGTTTTTTTACAGAAGAAGTatcaaaggaaaaaaagagagagagagtttcAATTAGAGAATTTATTGCTTTTCGACTTCAAgatagaaaagttgaatttggcaACATTCTTTATGGTAAAAGGTTGTTTCAACagtttgttgttgattgttaCACCATGTTAGAAGCCCAACGCCTGTCATTCATAAGAGAAAACCAATCCAAAATCCGTAATGATGTTCTTAGTGGTCTACAAGAAGCTGTTGATAGAGGTGATGTAGATGCGTCTTTAGTAGGGAAGCGTGTTATTATTCCTGATTCTTTCACCGGAGGTCCAAGATATATGTTCAATAATTGTCAAGATGCTATGGGAATTTGTAAGAGGTTTGGTTATCCTGATCTATTCATCACAGTTACATGTAATGCAAATTGGCCAGAAATACGCGACTTCATTCGTCCTAAAGGTTTTCAACCATCTGATCGACCTGATATCGTCTGTAGAGTGTTCAAGATGAAGTTAGATCAAATGTTGATTGActtcaaaaaaaatcagataTTCGGCAAGGTCATAGGAG GCATGTATACCGTTGAGTTCCAAAAGAGAGGACTACCACAT TTAATCTCTGCTGAAATTCCTCATCCTAAATTATATCCAAAACTCCATGCTGTGGTTACTTCATATATGATTCATGGTCCATGTGGCAAATCTAATCTCAGTTCTCCTTGCATGAATGGCACGCTTCAATGCTCAAAATTCTTTCcaaagaaatataaatcatccaCAAGTATTGATGAGGATGGATATCCGTCGTACAGGAGACGTGATACCGGAGTAGTTGTAGAAAAGAGTGGAGTGAAGCTGGACAATGGCTTTGTTGTTCCCTACAATCCATTTCTTTTGATGAGGTATCAGGCTCATATTAATGTTGAAGCTTGCAATAAGTCCAATGCCATCAAgtacttatttaaatatgttaataAAGGTCACGACCGGTCAAATATTGAGATTTCAAATGGCAAAAAGGTTGCAAAGAACACTGAATGTgttgatgaaataaaaaaatattatgagtGTCGATATTTATCTCCGTCTGAAGCTGTTTGGAGACTACTTAAATTTGACATTCATCAAAAATTTCCAGCTGTTATTAGATTGTCTATTCATTTAGAAAATCAACAATGTGTCAAGTTTGATGATAACAGTAAACTTCATAATGTCGTGAGTTACCATGAAATGATCGACACAATGTTTCTTGCTTGGTTTAATGCAAATACTCAGTATGAGGAAGGCCGTGATCTCACTTATGCAGAATTTCCTTCAAAGTTTGTTTTTCATCCTAGAGATCACCGTTGGGAACCAAGGAAGAAGGGTTTTAGCATCGGAAGACTTTCATATGTGCCTGTTGGAGCGGGTGAACTGTATTACTTGAGAGTTTTGTTGACAAAAGTCAGGGGTTGCACAAGTTATGAAAGTATCAAAACGGTGAACGGAAAATTATGCAAAACATTTCAAGAGGCATGCAGTGAACTGGGCCTTTTAAAAGATGATCAGGAATTCAAAGATGGACTTATCGAAGCTTACGAAACAGCTACAGGTGGTCAGATGAGAAGGTTGTTTGTTAGATTATTGAACATGAATACAATGAGTAATCCATACGATGTTTGGCTCTCTACTTGGCATTTATTAGCCGATGGTATACTTTACAGTAAAAGAAGAGAACTAAATCTTCCAg AATTGCAATTAAGTGATGAAGAGTTGCAAAATCTTTGTCTCATTGAGATTCAAAAATTGTTGCTTTTAAATGGAAGAACATTAAGTGATTACAAGACCATGCCTGTACCAGTAGATGGAGATgtcaataattttgaaaatagacTCATAGCAGAGGAACTGAGCTACAATAGAGATGAATTAGGTGTTCTGCATGCAAGTTTAGTTGAGCAATTAACTGAAGAGCAACTTTCTGTCTATCAAAAGATCATGACTTCTGTTTTGTCTGAAACCGGTGAGTTTTACTTTTTGTACGGATATGGAGGTACCGGGAAGACTTTCTTATGGAGGACACTATCAGCTGCCTTAAGATCTCAAGGTAAAATTGTGCTTAATGTTGCTTCCAGCGGAATTGCTTCACTGTTGCTTCCTAATGGAAAAACCGCTCATTCAACTTTTTGTATCCCATtagaaataaatgataaatcTACTTGCAATGTTAAACAAGATTGTCATAGAGCCAATTTGTTGAGAGCAGCAAGTCTAATCATATGGGACGAAGCTCCCATGATGAATCGATATTGTTTTGAAGCATTTGATCGTACAATGAGGGATTTGATGTCGAAGGTAGATAAGGACTTGAACACTAAGCCATTCGGTGGAAAGGTTGTTGTTTTAGGTGGAGACTTTAGACAAATCTTGCCTGTAATTAGGAGAGGTACAAGAGGAGATGTTGTGAATAAAACATTGTGCTCATCAAAATTATGGAAGCATTGCAATGTTTTGGAGTTGACAAAAAATATGAGGCTGAAAGGTGATTCCGCGGACAAGTCACAATCTGAGCTTAAAGAATTTGCTGATTGGATTTTGAAAATTGGAGATGGACTCATAGATTCAGATGAAAATGGAGAGGCCCAAATTCAAATTCCCGAAGATTTGTGTAATTTAGAAGTCGATGACCCGTTGCTTTCTTTGGTTAATTTTGTTTATCCAGATGTTGTAACCAATTATGGGCAACCAGCTTATTTTGAAGATCAAGCAATACTTGCTCCAACTTTAGAAGTTGTTGAAGATGTAAATGATTATGTGTTGTCTCTGATTCCCGGTGAAGAAAAAACCTATTTTAGTTGTGATACACCGTGCAAATCTGATGAAGATTATGAAGTTCAAAGCGATTGGTTTACATCAGAATTTTTGAATGACATTAAATGTTCCGGGATACCTAATCATCGCTTGACACTAAAAGTTGGTGTGCCTATTATGTTGTTGCGAAATATTGATCAAGCTGGCGGACTTTGTAATGGTACTAGACTACAAGTTAGGGATTTGGGGAAGAATATTATAAAAGCAACGTTTATCAATGGAAAACATGCCGGTGAAACTGTTTTTCTTCCAAGAATGGACTTGATACCTACTGATTCAGGTCTGCCTTTCAAGTTTGGCCGCCGTCAATTTCCTATAAGCTTGTGTTTTGCAATGTCAATCAACAAAAGCCAAGGACAGTCTATGTCAAGGGTCGGACTTTATTTACCTCGGCCGGTTTTTACACATGGTCAGCTCTATGTAGCCATTTCTAGAGTTACAACCAAGAAAGGATTGAAGATGCTTATTTTAGATGAAGATGGAAAGCCTTGCACCACCACTCTAAATGTGGTATTTCCTGAGATTTTTGAATCCTTGCATAACATAGTTAGTTGA
- the LOC123908310 gene encoding BOI-related E3 ubiquitin-protein ligase 1 isoform X1, translated as MFGGNNNGNRVLPGFLDETQIQYQNNAANQLQLFGNLQAGCSVGPVNFGNEHIGTMILPNNNRSRDLEDISKQQRLQISLNYNARQDEPDRSASIPNPNHVSTGLRLSYDDDERNSTVTSASGSITATPSIMLSLGDNIRTELDRQQEELDQYIKFQKEQLSKGVRDMKQKHMTSLVTSIEKGIGKKLKEKDMEIENMNRKNKELAERIKQVAIEAQNWHYRAKYNESVVNALRNNLQQVISNGVEQGLKEGFGDSEVDDAASYIDPNNFLSIPNAPMKSIYKSYQGMENLSCRACKAKEVCMLLMPCRHLCLCKDCDGFINVCPVCQLIKTASVEVYLS; from the exons ATGTTTGGAGGAAACAACAACGGAAACCGCGTTCTTCCTGGTTTCTTAGATGAGACTCAAATTCAGTATCAAAATAACGCAGCAAATCAGTTGCAACTGTTTGGaaatt TACAAGCTGGATGTAGTGTTGGTCCAGTAAACTTTGGAAACGAGCATATCGGTACCATGATTCTGCCTAATAATAACCGAAGCAGGGATTTGGAAGATATCTCAAAGCAGCAAAGGCTTCAAATTTCCTTAAATTACAATGCTCGTCAAGATGAACCTGATCGATCAGCAAGTATTCCAAATCCTAACCATGTGTCAACAGGATTAAGGCTTTCGTACGATGATGATGAGCGTAACTCAACTGTTACTTCTGCCAGTGGCAGCATAACTGCTACACCTTCTATCATGTTGTCTCTTGGCGACAACATCAGAACTGAGCTTGATAGGCAACAAGAAGAGTTGGACCAGTATATTAAATTTCAG AAGGAACAGTTATCAAAAGGAGTCAGAGATATGAAGCAAAAACACATGACTTCTCTCGTTACTTCCATTGAGAAAGGTATTGGCAAGAAGCTAAAAGAAAAAGACATGGAGATAGAGAACATGAACCGTAAAAACAAGGAGCTAGCCGAAAGAATAAAGCAAGTCGCTATTGAAGCACAAAACTGGCACTATAGAGCAAAATATAATGAATCGGTTGTAAACGCGTTGAGGAACAACCTTCAGCAGGTAATTTCAAACGGAGTCGAGCAAGGACTAAAAGAAGGGTTTGGAGACAGTGAAGTTGACGATGCTGCCTCATATATAGATCCGAATAACTTCCTGAGCATTCCGAATGCACCTATGAAATCTATTTACAAGAGCTACCAAGGAATGGAGAATCTTTCTTGCAGAGCATGCAAAGCGAAAGAGGTTTGCATGTTGTTGATGCCTTGTAGGCACCTTTGCTTGTGTAAAGATTGTGATGGGTTTATCAATGTTTGTCCTGTATGTCAATTGATAAAAACTGCAAGTGTCGAGGTTTATCTGTCTTAA
- the LOC123908310 gene encoding uncharacterized protein LOC123908310 isoform X3, whose amino-acid sequence MFGGNNNGNRVLPGFLDETQIQYQNNAANQLQLFGNLQAGCSVGPVNFGNEHIGTMILPNNNRSRDLEDISKQQRLQISLNYNARQDEPDRSASIPNPNHVSTGLRLSYDDDERNSTVTSASGSITATPSIMLSLGDNIRTELDRQQEELDQYIKFQKEQLSKGVRDMKQKHMTSLVTSIEKGIGKKLKEKDMEIENMNRKNKELAERIKQVAIEAQNWHYRAKYNESVVNALRNNLQQVISNGVEQGLKEGFGDSEVDDAASYIDPNNFLSIPNAPMKSIYKSYQGMENLSCRACKAKEGLPRMTRSNPPNLII is encoded by the exons ATGTTTGGAGGAAACAACAACGGAAACCGCGTTCTTCCTGGTTTCTTAGATGAGACTCAAATTCAGTATCAAAATAACGCAGCAAATCAGTTGCAACTGTTTGGaaatt TACAAGCTGGATGTAGTGTTGGTCCAGTAAACTTTGGAAACGAGCATATCGGTACCATGATTCTGCCTAATAATAACCGAAGCAGGGATTTGGAAGATATCTCAAAGCAGCAAAGGCTTCAAATTTCCTTAAATTACAATGCTCGTCAAGATGAACCTGATCGATCAGCAAGTATTCCAAATCCTAACCATGTGTCAACAGGATTAAGGCTTTCGTACGATGATGATGAGCGTAACTCAACTGTTACTTCTGCCAGTGGCAGCATAACTGCTACACCTTCTATCATGTTGTCTCTTGGCGACAACATCAGAACTGAGCTTGATAGGCAACAAGAAGAGTTGGACCAGTATATTAAATTTCAG AAGGAACAGTTATCAAAAGGAGTCAGAGATATGAAGCAAAAACACATGACTTCTCTCGTTACTTCCATTGAGAAAGGTATTGGCAAGAAGCTAAAAGAAAAAGACATGGAGATAGAGAACATGAACCGTAAAAACAAGGAGCTAGCCGAAAGAATAAAGCAAGTCGCTATTGAAGCACAAAACTGGCACTATAGAGCAAAATATAATGAATCGGTTGTAAACGCGTTGAGGAACAACCTTCAGCAGGTAATTTCAAACGGAGTCGAGCAAGGACTAAAAGAAGGGTTTGGAGACAGTGAAGTTGACGATGCTGCCTCATATATAGATCCGAATAACTTCCTGAGCATTCCGAATGCACCTATGAAATCTATTTACAAGAGCTACCAAGGAATGGAGAATCTTTCTTGCAGAGCATGCAAAGCGAAAGAG GGGCTCCCTCGAATGACAAGGTcaaatccaccaaatttgattATTTAA
- the LOC123906902 gene encoding DNA-directed RNA polymerase subunit 10-like protein, translated as MIIPVRCFTCGKVIGNKWDSYLDFLQADYTEGDALDALGLVRYCCRRMLMTHVDLIEKLLNYNSLEKHDAN; from the exons ATGATTATCCCTGTTCGTTGTTTCACCTGTGGAAAG GTCATTGGAAACAAATGGGATTCCTATCTTGACTTTCTGCAAGCTGATTACACTGAAGG TGATGCTCTGGATGCTTTGGGGCTCGTTCGTTACTGCTGTAGGCGCATGCTTATGACCCATGTTGACCTTATTGAGAAGCTACTGAATTACAATT CTCTGGAAAAGCATGATGCCAATTGA
- the LOC123906901 gene encoding axial regulator YABBY 4: MSTLNHLFDLPEQICYVQCGFCNTILMVSVPCNSLSMVVTVRCGHCTSLLSVNMMKASFVPFHLLASLTHLEQKESSSPDEDANKGLNNNSSSMMTYSDCEEDDVIPITNVVNKPPEKRQRTPSAYNRFIKEEIKRLKAQHPDMAHKEAFSTAAKNWANCPPIQFQGDEESCNQTDQLVDLDSQVDPHDAEVNEEEHGFRGRKVPRNSILERTPFE; the protein is encoded by the exons ATGTCAACACTAAACCATCTCTTTGATCTTCCAGAAcaaatatgttatgtacaatGTGGATTCTGTAACACCATTTTAATG GTAAGTGTTCCATGCAACAGTTTATCAATGGTTGTGACAGTAAGATGTGGTCACTGCACAAGTCTCTTATCAGTTAATATGATGAAAGCTTCTTTTGTCCCTTTTCACCTTTTAGCATCTCTTACTCATCTTGAG CAAAAAGAAAGTAGTAGTCCAGATGAAGATGCAAACAAGGGTTTGAACAATAATAGTTCATCCATGATGACTTATTCGGATTGTGAGGAAGATGATGTAATTCCAATCACCAATGTCGTCAATAAAC CACCAGAGAAGAGACAAAGAACACCATCAGCTTATAACCGGTTCATCAA AGAAGAGATTAAAAGGCTTAAGGCTCAACACCCTGACATGGCTCACAAGGAAGCTTTTAGTACAGCTGCAAAAAAT TGGGCCAATTGCCCCCCAATTCAGTTTCAAGGAGATGAAGAGAGCTGTAACCAGACAGATCAACTAGTGGATCTTGACTCCCAAGTGGACCCTCATGATGctgag GTGAATGAAGAAGAACATGGATTCCGTGGAAGAAAGGTACCAAGAAATTCCATCTTGGAAAGGACACCATTTGAGTGA
- the LOC123908310 gene encoding probable BOI-related E3 ubiquitin-protein ligase 2 isoform X4, producing MYLAVQAGCSVGPVNFGNEHIGTMILPNNNRSRDLEDISKQQRLQISLNYNARQDEPDRSASIPNPNHVSTGLRLSYDDDERNSTVTSASGSITATPSIMLSLGDNIRTELDRQQEELDQYIKFQKEQLSKGVRDMKQKHMTSLVTSIEKGIGKKLKEKDMEIENMNRKNKELAERIKQVAIEAQNWHYRAKYNESVVNALRNNLQQVISNGVEQGLKEGFGDSEVDDAASYIDPNNFLSIPNAPMKSIYKSYQGMENLSCRACKAKEVCMLLMPCRHLCLCKDCDGFINVCPVCQLIKTASVEVYLS from the exons ATGTATCTTGCAGTACAAGCTGGATGTAGTGTTGGTCCAGTAAACTTTGGAAACGAGCATATCGGTACCATGATTCTGCCTAATAATAACCGAAGCAGGGATTTGGAAGATATCTCAAAGCAGCAAAGGCTTCAAATTTCCTTAAATTACAATGCTCGTCAAGATGAACCTGATCGATCAGCAAGTATTCCAAATCCTAACCATGTGTCAACAGGATTAAGGCTTTCGTACGATGATGATGAGCGTAACTCAACTGTTACTTCTGCCAGTGGCAGCATAACTGCTACACCTTCTATCATGTTGTCTCTTGGCGACAACATCAGAACTGAGCTTGATAGGCAACAAGAAGAGTTGGACCAGTATATTAAATTTCAG AAGGAACAGTTATCAAAAGGAGTCAGAGATATGAAGCAAAAACACATGACTTCTCTCGTTACTTCCATTGAGAAAGGTATTGGCAAGAAGCTAAAAGAAAAAGACATGGAGATAGAGAACATGAACCGTAAAAACAAGGAGCTAGCCGAAAGAATAAAGCAAGTCGCTATTGAAGCACAAAACTGGCACTATAGAGCAAAATATAATGAATCGGTTGTAAACGCGTTGAGGAACAACCTTCAGCAGGTAATTTCAAACGGAGTCGAGCAAGGACTAAAAGAAGGGTTTGGAGACAGTGAAGTTGACGATGCTGCCTCATATATAGATCCGAATAACTTCCTGAGCATTCCGAATGCACCTATGAAATCTATTTACAAGAGCTACCAAGGAATGGAGAATCTTTCTTGCAGAGCATGCAAAGCGAAAGAGGTTTGCATGTTGTTGATGCCTTGTAGGCACCTTTGCTTGTGTAAAGATTGTGATGGGTTTATCAATGTTTGTCCTGTATGTCAATTGATAAAAACTGCAAGTGTCGAGGTTTATCTGTCTTAA
- the LOC123904349 gene encoding uncharacterized protein LOC123904349, translated as MDAHSDNIEDQIDAIHADEMVYSPDLQVECSERIQSWQIVVSRAIWSGKKVLHIPRHIVKNCLREDQQEITLVNQDKDLIYHCNLLSYNRDYMRRTYIEQEFYDFVQDAELGIGDTLCFTVSVPPDFIEATVIKREV; from the exons ATGGATGCTCATTCTGACAATATTGAAGACCAAATTGATGCAATCCATGCTGATGAGATGGTTTACAGTCCAGATCTGCAAGTTGAATGTAGTGAAAGGATACAGAGCTGGCAGATAGTAGTTTCAAGAGCTATTTGGAGTGGCAAAAAAGTATTG CATATCCCAAGACATATTGTAAAGAATTGTTTGCGTGAAGATCAACAAGAAATTACTTTGGTCAATCAAGATAAAGATCTGATTTATCATTGTAATTTATTGTCATATAATCGCGATTATATGAGGCGGACTTACATCGAACAAGAATTCTATGATTTTGTACAAGACGCAGAGCTCGGTATTGGAGACACACTTTGTTTCACTGTCTCAGTTCCACCTGACTTCATTGAGGCTACGGTCATCAAGCGCGAAGTTTAA
- the LOC123908310 gene encoding uncharacterized protein LOC123908310 isoform X2, with product MFGGNNNGNRVLPGFLDETQIQYQNNAANQLQLFGNLQAGCSVGPVNFGNEHIGTMILPNNNRSRDLEDISKQQRLQISLNYNARQDEPDRSASIPNPNHVSTGLRLSYDDDERNSTVTSASGSITATPSIMLSLGDNIRTELDRQQEELDQYIKFQKEQLSKGVRDMKQKHMTSLVTSIEKGIGKKLKEKDMEIENMNRKNKELAERIKQVAIEAQNWHYRAKYNESVVNALRNNLQQVISNGVEQGLKEGFGDSEVDDAASYIDPNNFLSIPNAPMKSIYKSYQGMENLSCRACKAKEQYSKSMQSNLCASDAREERQDIINFWGRGKQPYQPEVNSI from the exons ATGTTTGGAGGAAACAACAACGGAAACCGCGTTCTTCCTGGTTTCTTAGATGAGACTCAAATTCAGTATCAAAATAACGCAGCAAATCAGTTGCAACTGTTTGGaaatt TACAAGCTGGATGTAGTGTTGGTCCAGTAAACTTTGGAAACGAGCATATCGGTACCATGATTCTGCCTAATAATAACCGAAGCAGGGATTTGGAAGATATCTCAAAGCAGCAAAGGCTTCAAATTTCCTTAAATTACAATGCTCGTCAAGATGAACCTGATCGATCAGCAAGTATTCCAAATCCTAACCATGTGTCAACAGGATTAAGGCTTTCGTACGATGATGATGAGCGTAACTCAACTGTTACTTCTGCCAGTGGCAGCATAACTGCTACACCTTCTATCATGTTGTCTCTTGGCGACAACATCAGAACTGAGCTTGATAGGCAACAAGAAGAGTTGGACCAGTATATTAAATTTCAG AAGGAACAGTTATCAAAAGGAGTCAGAGATATGAAGCAAAAACACATGACTTCTCTCGTTACTTCCATTGAGAAAGGTATTGGCAAGAAGCTAAAAGAAAAAGACATGGAGATAGAGAACATGAACCGTAAAAACAAGGAGCTAGCCGAAAGAATAAAGCAAGTCGCTATTGAAGCACAAAACTGGCACTATAGAGCAAAATATAATGAATCGGTTGTAAACGCGTTGAGGAACAACCTTCAGCAGGTAATTTCAAACGGAGTCGAGCAAGGACTAAAAGAAGGGTTTGGAGACAGTGAAGTTGACGATGCTGCCTCATATATAGATCCGAATAACTTCCTGAGCATTCCGAATGCACCTATGAAATCTATTTACAAGAGCTACCAAGGAATGGAGAATCTTTCTTGCAGAGCATGCAAAGCGAAAGAG CAATATTCCAAGTCGATGCAGAGCAACCTTTGCGCCTCCGATGCCAGAGAAGAGAGACAAGACATTATTAACTTCTGGGGCCGTGGTAAGCAACCGTATCAACCTGAAGTcaattctatataa